CATTCGAGAGTTGAGGTTCCACATGAGTAAACCATTCGTAAGACCAGGCACGCTAAATGATGCAACGGGCTATAATGCATGCCTTGGAAGGGTAGCAGAAGAAAGACGTTACATAGGCGTTGTCACATGCCCCGCTGTAGAAGGTTCAAGGGAGTGGATAAAGAGCTTACTTGACTCACAGAGCCCTTTTTACGTCGTTGAGGAGCGGGATAATATTATCGGGTGGTGTGATGTAGCGAGACGGTCAAGAGAGGGCTTTAGCCATGCCGCTGAGCTCGGCATGGGTCTTGATCTCGAGTATCGTGGGCAGGGGTTGGGCAACGAGTTATTAAAACATGTAATAGAGGCATCAAAAGCATGTGGAATTGAAAAGGTTGAGCTTGATGTGTTTGGCTCGAACACTGCAGCGAGAAAGCTTTATGAGAGATTCGGGTTCACAGTCGATGGAATCAAACCCAAAGCCAGAAAGCTCGACG
The bacterium DNA segment above includes these coding regions:
- a CDS encoding GNAT family N-acetyltransferase: MSKPFVRPGTLNDATGYNACLGRVAEERRYIGVVTCPAVEGSREWIKSLLDSQSPFYVVEERDNIIGWCDVARRSREGFSHAAELGMGLDLEYRGQGLGNELLKHVIEASKACGIEKVELDVFGSNTAARKLYERFGFTVDGIKPKARKLDGVYDDIVCMSLFLV